One window of the Streptomyces sp. TS71-3 genome contains the following:
- a CDS encoding alpha/beta fold hydrolase, whose amino-acid sequence MSESSAEAATGAVNAVWRKAGFAGAALGIIAAGAAASVAMERLTVGRGIRRQAQLDLDSTGPYGTLRGNPGKAYAEDGTELYYEVDEVEPDGGPVPRRRRLFGRRTPAPVTVVFSHGYCLTQDSWHFQRAALRGVVRTVHWDQRSHGRSGRGVTQREQDTPVTFEELGGDLRAVIDAAAPEGPLVLVGHSMGGMTVMALADRFPELIRERVAAAAFVDTSAGRLGEVSFGLPVMGVNAVRRVLPGVLRALGQRAELVERGRRATADLFAGIVKRYSFASKDVDPAVARFAERMIESTPIDVVAEFYPGFVSHDKTAALRHFADLPVLVLAGDKDLVTPSSHSEAIADALPGAELVLVPDAGHLAMLEHPEAVTDRIADLLARAGVARPPATVGGYGPHTRTRRPSGGRPRTGRGRTSRGGTPQSGG is encoded by the coding sequence GTGAGCGAGAGCAGCGCGGAGGCCGCCACGGGGGCGGTGAACGCCGTCTGGCGGAAGGCCGGCTTCGCCGGCGCCGCCCTCGGCATCATCGCGGCCGGCGCCGCCGCCTCGGTGGCCATGGAGCGCCTCACGGTCGGCCGCGGCATACGCAGGCAGGCCCAGCTCGACCTGGACTCCACGGGCCCGTACGGCACGCTGCGCGGCAACCCCGGAAAGGCGTACGCGGAGGACGGCACCGAGCTCTACTACGAGGTCGACGAGGTCGAGCCGGACGGCGGCCCGGTGCCGCGGCGCAGGCGCCTGTTCGGGCGCAGGACCCCGGCGCCGGTGACCGTCGTCTTCAGCCACGGCTACTGCCTCACCCAGGACTCCTGGCACTTCCAGCGCGCCGCGCTGCGCGGCGTCGTGCGCACCGTCCACTGGGACCAGCGCAGCCACGGCCGCTCCGGACGGGGCGTCACCCAGCGGGAGCAGGACACCCCGGTCACGTTCGAGGAACTGGGCGGGGACCTCAGGGCCGTCATCGACGCCGCCGCGCCCGAGGGGCCGTTGGTGCTCGTCGGCCACTCGATGGGCGGCATGACGGTGATGGCGCTCGCCGACCGGTTCCCCGAGCTGATCCGGGAGCGGGTGGCCGCCGCCGCGTTCGTGGACACCTCGGCCGGGCGCCTGGGCGAGGTCAGCTTCGGACTGCCGGTGATGGGCGTCAACGCCGTGCGGCGGGTGCTGCCCGGGGTGCTGAGGGCGCTGGGGCAGCGGGCCGAGCTGGTGGAGCGGGGGAGGCGGGCCACGGCGGACCTGTTCGCGGGGATCGTCAAGCGGTACTCGTTCGCGTCGAAGGACGTGGATCCGGCGGTGGCGCGGTTCGCGGAACGGATGATCGAGAGCACCCCGATCGACGTGGTCGCCGAGTTCTACCCGGGCTTCGTCTCGCACGACAAGACGGCGGCGCTGCGGCACTTCGCGGACCTGCCGGTGCTGGTGCTCGCGGGCGACAAGGACCTCGTCACGCCAAGCTCGCACAGCGAGGCCATCGCGGACGCGCTGCCCGGCGCGGAACTCGTCCTGGTGCCCGACGCGGGGCACCTGGCGATGCTGGAGCACCCCGAGGCCGTCACGGACCGCATCGCCGACCTGCTGGCGCGCGCCGGGGTCGCCCGGCCCCCGGCTACGGTGGGCGGCTATGGACCCCACACCCGAACCCGCCGCCCCTCCGGCGGCCGCCCACGCACCGGCCGCGGACGCACGTCCCGCGGCGGAACACCGCAGTCCGGTGGCTGA
- a CDS encoding RNA polymerase sigma factor: protein MTADPTAGDPRATAGRATEAVFRIEAPRIIAGVARIVRDVGIAEELAQDALVAALEQWPESGVPDNPGAWLMATARRRAIDLVRRRERYARKLAEVGRDLQSAPPPADLADPAQADPEAIDDDLLRLVFTACHPVLPAPSRIALTLRLLGGLTTAEIARALLTGESAVAQRIVRAKRTLAARNIPFEVPYGPDREARLGSVLEVIYLIFNEGYAATAGDDLLRPALCEDAQRLARVLAELMPREPEVHGLAALLELQASRTPARTAPDGTPVLLADQNRARWDRLLIRRGFTALARAEAVARDAGEAGGARRAAEAGGAGAVGGAVGGEERGARAAAPGPYTLQAAIAACHAAAARYEDTDWPRIVALYGLLAARAPTPVVELNRAVAVSMAEGPEAGLALVDALAEEPALRDYHLLPSVRGDLLARLGRGAEARAEFQRAAALARNERERELLLKRVAEHGGV, encoded by the coding sequence GTGACAGCAGACCCCACCGCCGGGGACCCCAGGGCCACCGCGGGCCGCGCCACCGAGGCCGTCTTCCGGATCGAGGCGCCCCGCATCATCGCCGGGGTGGCCCGGATCGTGCGGGACGTCGGGATCGCGGAGGAACTGGCACAGGACGCGCTGGTGGCCGCCCTCGAACAGTGGCCCGAGTCAGGCGTCCCGGACAACCCGGGCGCCTGGCTCATGGCCACCGCCCGGCGCCGCGCGATCGACCTGGTGCGCCGCCGGGAGCGGTACGCGCGCAAGCTGGCCGAGGTCGGTCGTGATCTTCAGAGCGCGCCGCCGCCCGCCGATCTGGCCGACCCCGCCCAGGCGGACCCCGAGGCCATCGACGACGACCTGCTCCGGCTGGTGTTCACGGCCTGCCACCCGGTGCTCCCCGCGCCCTCCCGGATCGCCCTCACGCTCCGGCTGCTCGGCGGGCTCACCACCGCGGAGATCGCCCGCGCCCTGCTCACCGGCGAGAGCGCCGTCGCCCAGAGGATCGTCCGCGCCAAGCGCACCCTCGCCGCCCGGAACATCCCGTTCGAGGTGCCGTACGGGCCCGACCGCGAGGCCCGGCTCGGCTCGGTGCTCGAAGTGATCTACCTGATCTTCAACGAGGGCTACGCGGCGACCGCGGGCGACGACCTGCTGCGGCCCGCGCTCTGCGAGGACGCGCAGCGCCTCGCGCGGGTCCTCGCGGAACTGATGCCGCGGGAGCCCGAGGTGCACGGCCTGGCCGCGCTGCTGGAGCTCCAGGCCTCCCGCACCCCGGCCAGGACCGCCCCGGACGGCACCCCCGTCCTGCTCGCCGACCAGAACCGCGCCCGCTGGGACCGCCTCCTGATCCGCCGCGGCTTCACCGCCCTGGCCCGCGCCGAGGCGGTCGCCAGGGACGCGGGGGAGGCGGGCGGCGCACGGCGCGCGGCCGAAGCGGGCGGGGCGGGGGCGGTGGGCGGCGCGGTGGGCGGGGAGGAGCGGGGCGCACGCGCCGCCGCCCCGGGCCCGTACACCCTTCAGGCCGCCATCGCCGCCTGCCACGCGGCCGCGGCCCGCTACGAGGACACGGACTGGCCGCGCATCGTCGCCCTGTACGGCCTCCTCGCGGCCCGCGCGCCCACCCCGGTCGTCGAGCTGAACCGCGCCGTGGCCGTCTCCATGGCGGAGGGCCCCGAAGCGGGCCTCGCCCTGGTGGACGCCCTCGCCGAGGAGCCGGCGCTGCGCGACTACCACCTGCTGCCCAGCGTCCGCGGCGACCTGCTGGCGCGGCTGGGCCGGGGCGCCGAGGCCCGCGCGGAGTTCCAGCGGGCCGCGGCACTGGCCCGCAACGAGCGCGAGCGCGAACTGCTGCTGAAGCGGGTCGCCGAGCACGGCGGGGTCTGA
- the rimI gene encoding ribosomal protein S18-alanine N-acetyltransferase, with protein MRWWDIDPVLELERAVFPDDAWSRGMFWSELAHARGRGATRGYLVAETDGRLLGYAGLAVSGDLADVQTIAVAREQWGTGLGARLLTDLLRHATAAECAEVMLEVRVDNTRAQRLYLRFGFEPVGFRRGYYQPGNVDALVMRLLLRGAPAPAPDSPPAPSSSGFSPVSGPTGQQGPDTHA; from the coding sequence ATGCGCTGGTGGGACATCGACCCGGTGCTGGAGCTGGAGCGCGCGGTGTTCCCGGACGACGCGTGGTCACGCGGCATGTTCTGGTCGGAGCTGGCGCACGCCCGGGGCCGGGGCGCCACCCGCGGCTACCTGGTCGCCGAGACGGACGGCCGGCTGCTCGGCTACGCGGGCCTCGCGGTCTCCGGCGACCTGGCCGACGTCCAGACCATCGCCGTGGCCCGCGAGCAGTGGGGGACCGGGCTCGGCGCGCGGCTCCTCACCGACCTGCTGCGGCACGCGACGGCCGCGGAGTGCGCGGAGGTGATGCTGGAGGTGCGGGTGGACAACACCCGCGCCCAGCGGCTCTACCTGCGCTTCGGCTTCGAGCCGGTCGGGTTCCGGCGCGGCTACTACCAGCCGGGCAACGTGGACGCCCTGGTCATGCGGCTGCTGCTGCGGGGCGCCCCCGCCCCTGCCCCCGACTCACCCCCCGCCCCCTCTTCCTCCGGCTTCTCACCCGTTTCCGGCCCAACAGGACAACAAGGACCCGACACCCATGCCTGA
- the tsaB gene encoding tRNA (adenosine(37)-N6)-threonylcarbamoyltransferase complex dimerization subunit type 1 TsaB has translation MLLLALDTATPAVTVALHDGAAVVAESSQVDARRHGELLLPAVDRVLASAGVKLAEVTDIAVGVGPGPYTGLRVGLTTADTFGFALGVPVHGVCTLDALAHAFGTSSGGPAGPFVVATDARRKEVYWARYEDARTRAFGPAVDRPADIAERVAGLPAAGEGAFLYPEAFPDVGEPRHVTAAALAAFAVERLAAGEGLPAGGGRAVPRAMGDGSEGDGEVPQGLLPPRPLYLRRPDAQVPKNYKVVTQR, from the coding sequence GTGTTGTTGCTCGCCCTGGATACCGCCACCCCAGCCGTGACCGTCGCCCTGCACGACGGCGCCGCGGTCGTCGCCGAATCGAGCCAGGTGGACGCCCGCCGGCACGGGGAGCTGCTGCTGCCCGCCGTCGACCGGGTGCTCGCCTCGGCGGGCGTGAAGCTCGCCGAGGTCACGGACATCGCCGTCGGCGTGGGCCCCGGCCCCTACACCGGGCTGCGCGTCGGCCTCACGACCGCGGACACGTTCGGCTTCGCCCTCGGCGTCCCCGTGCACGGCGTCTGCACGCTCGACGCCCTCGCCCACGCCTTCGGCACCTCCTCGGGGGGCCCGGCCGGCCCCTTCGTGGTCGCCACCGACGCCCGGCGCAAGGAGGTCTACTGGGCCAGGTACGAGGACGCGCGCACCCGCGCCTTCGGACCGGCCGTGGACCGCCCCGCCGACATCGCGGAGCGGGTGGCCGGGCTGCCCGCGGCGGGGGAGGGCGCGTTCCTGTACCCGGAGGCGTTCCCGGACGTCGGGGAGCCGCGGCACGTCACGGCCGCGGCGCTCGCGGCGTTCGCGGTGGAACGGCTCGCCGCCGGCGAAGGGCTGCCCGCCGGTGGCGGGCGCGCGGTACCGCGGGCCATGGGGGACGGGTCCGAGGGGGACGGCGAGGTCCCCCAGGGCCTGCTGCCGCCCCGCCCGCTCTACCTGCGCAGGCCGGACGCCCAGGTGCCCAAGAACTACAAGGTGGTCACCCAGCGGTGA
- the tsaD gene encoding tRNA (adenosine(37)-N6)-threonylcarbamoyltransferase complex transferase subunit TsaD, translating into MPDSRDEPLVLGIETSCDETGVGVVRGTTLLADAIASSVDEHARFGGVVPEVASRAHLEAMVPTIERALKEAGIAASDLDGIAVTAGPGLAGALLVGVSAAKAYAYALGKPLYGVNHLASHICVDQLEHGPLPEPTMALLVSGGHSSLLLASDITADVRPLGSTIDDAAGEAFDKIARVLDLGFPGGPVIDRYAREGDPGSIAFPRGLTGPRDAPYDFSFSGLKTSVARWIEAKRAAGEEVPVRDVAASFQEAVADVLTRKAVRACRDEGVDHLMIGGGVAANSRLRALAQERCEAAGIRLRVPRPKLCTDNGAMVAALGAEMVARDRAASDWDLPADSSLPVTDPHVPGRQPLVPAPVAGHSHDHVHETAKDNLYS; encoded by the coding sequence ATGCCTGACTCCCGCGACGAGCCGCTAGTCCTCGGCATCGAGACCTCCTGCGACGAGACCGGGGTCGGTGTCGTCCGCGGCACGACGCTGCTCGCGGACGCGATCGCCTCCAGCGTCGACGAGCACGCGCGCTTCGGCGGCGTGGTGCCGGAGGTGGCCTCCCGGGCGCACCTGGAGGCCATGGTCCCCACCATCGAGCGGGCCCTGAAGGAGGCCGGCATCGCCGCCTCCGACCTGGACGGCATCGCGGTCACCGCGGGCCCCGGCCTCGCGGGTGCGCTGCTGGTGGGCGTCTCGGCCGCGAAGGCGTACGCGTACGCGCTCGGCAAGCCGCTGTACGGCGTCAACCACCTGGCCTCGCACATCTGCGTCGACCAGCTCGAACACGGCCCGCTGCCCGAGCCGACGATGGCGCTGCTGGTCTCCGGCGGGCACTCGTCCCTGCTGCTCGCCTCCGACATCACCGCCGACGTACGGCCGCTGGGCTCGACCATCGACGACGCCGCGGGCGAGGCCTTCGACAAGATCGCGCGGGTGCTCGACCTGGGCTTCCCCGGCGGCCCGGTCATCGACCGGTACGCGCGCGAGGGGGACCCCGGGTCCATCGCGTTCCCGCGCGGCCTCACCGGGCCGCGGGACGCGCCGTACGACTTCTCGTTCTCCGGCCTGAAGACGTCCGTGGCCCGCTGGATCGAGGCGAAGCGCGCGGCCGGCGAGGAGGTGCCCGTGCGGGACGTGGCGGCGTCCTTCCAGGAGGCGGTCGCCGACGTGCTGACCCGCAAGGCCGTGCGGGCCTGCCGGGACGAGGGCGTGGACCACCTGATGATCGGCGGCGGCGTCGCCGCCAACTCCCGGCTGCGCGCCCTCGCCCAGGAGCGCTGCGAGGCGGCCGGCATCCGGCTGCGGGTGCCCCGCCCGAAGCTCTGCACGGACAACGGCGCGATGGTCGCCGCCCTCGGCGCCGAGATGGTCGCCCGGGACCGCGCCGCCTCCGACTGGGACCTGCCCGCCGACTCGTCCCTCCCGGTCACCGACCCCCACGTCCCGGGCCGCCAGCCACTCGTCCCCGCCCCGGTCGCGGGCCACTCCCACGACCATGTGCACGAGACCGCGAAGGACAACCTGTACTCGTGA
- a CDS encoding YciI family protein: MPRYMSLIRVDESTAPSEGPSKALMERMNELLDEMTKAGVMLDTAGLAPADQGSRVHWEGGRISVTDGPFAESREVVGGYAIIQAKDRAEAVEWTKRFLRVHEEYWTVTCEVREIAEG; the protein is encoded by the coding sequence ATGCCGCGTTACATGTCGCTGATCCGGGTCGACGAGAGCACCGCACCGTCCGAGGGCCCCAGCAAGGCTCTGATGGAGCGGATGAACGAGCTGCTGGACGAGATGACCAAGGCCGGCGTGATGCTGGACACCGCCGGTCTGGCCCCTGCCGACCAGGGCAGCCGGGTGCACTGGGAGGGCGGGCGGATCTCCGTCACCGACGGGCCGTTCGCCGAGTCCAGGGAGGTGGTCGGCGGCTACGCGATCATCCAGGCCAAGGACAGGGCCGAGGCCGTCGAGTGGACGAAGCGGTTCCTGCGGGTCCACGAGGAGTACTGGACGGTGACCTGCGAGGTCCGGGAGATCGCGGAGGGCTGA
- a CDS encoding methyltransferase domain-containing protein has product MNDEVNDAADRLAALRTDEGRALLEEVRDVGPGEELAAATRLRRAHPPDLVSAALTQARLRRRAEAKFGAADARRMFFTADGVEQATRASVAAHRAQRMRALGVRSLADLCCGIGGDAIALARAGITVRAVDRSPLVCAVARANAEVLGLADRIEVVEADVTEVDTAPYDAVFADPARRVPGADRGASSEGGGRRGGRGRIFRPEDYSPPLSWAVETARRAPCAALKTAPGIPYEAIPEDVETEWISDGGEVKEAVLWFGTGAPPGRRATLLPASPDGPQSPGARTAPEGPPSLSAPLSALPPDPDVRAPGRYLYEPDGAVIRAHLVAEVAREVDGGLLDATIAYVTADGLRSTPFATAYEITDALPFNLKRLRALLRERGVGTLTVKKRGSAIEPEELRRKVRPQGPNSATVFLTRLAGAPAMLIGGPA; this is encoded by the coding sequence ATGAACGACGAGGTGAACGACGCGGCGGACCGGCTCGCCGCACTGCGGACCGACGAGGGCCGCGCCCTGCTGGAGGAGGTGCGGGACGTCGGCCCCGGCGAGGAGTTGGCCGCCGCCACCCGGCTGCGCCGGGCGCACCCTCCGGACCTGGTCTCCGCGGCCCTCACGCAGGCGCGGCTGCGGCGCCGTGCCGAGGCGAAGTTCGGGGCGGCGGACGCCCGCCGGATGTTCTTCACCGCGGACGGCGTGGAGCAGGCGACGCGCGCCAGTGTCGCGGCGCACCGGGCGCAGCGGATGCGCGCGTTGGGAGTGCGGTCCCTGGCCGACCTGTGCTGCGGGATCGGCGGCGACGCCATCGCCCTGGCCCGCGCCGGGATCACCGTGCGCGCCGTGGACCGCTCGCCGCTGGTCTGCGCCGTGGCCCGGGCCAATGCGGAGGTACTGGGCCTCGCCGACCGCATCGAGGTCGTCGAGGCGGACGTCACCGAGGTCGACACGGCGCCGTACGACGCGGTCTTCGCCGACCCGGCGCGCCGGGTCCCCGGGGCGGACCGGGGCGCCTCGTCCGAGGGCGGCGGGAGGCGGGGAGGCCGGGGCCGGATCTTCCGTCCCGAGGACTACTCGCCGCCGCTCTCCTGGGCCGTGGAGACGGCGCGACGTGCGCCGTGCGCGGCGCTGAAGACGGCGCCTGGCATCCCGTACGAGGCGATCCCCGAGGACGTCGAGACGGAGTGGATCTCGGACGGCGGGGAGGTGAAGGAGGCGGTGCTGTGGTTCGGCACGGGCGCACCGCCCGGCCGCCGCGCCACCCTCCTGCCCGCTTCCCCGGACGGCCCGCAGTCCCCCGGTGCCCGGACGGCCCCGGAGGGGCCCCCGTCGCTGAGCGCCCCGCTGTCGGCCCTGCCGCCGGATCCGGACGTCCGCGCTCCGGGGCGCTATCTCTACGAGCCCGACGGGGCCGTCATCCGGGCCCACCTGGTCGCCGAGGTGGCGCGGGAGGTGGACGGCGGGCTGCTGGACGCGACCATCGCGTACGTCACGGCCGACGGGCTGCGGTCCACGCCGTTCGCCACCGCCTACGAGATCACCGACGCGCTGCCGTTCAACCTGAAACGGCTTCGGGCGCTGCTGCGCGAACGGGGCGTCGGCACCCTCACCGTGAAGAAGCGCGGCTCGGCGATCGAGCCGGAGGAACTGCGCCGCAAGGTCAGGCCGCAGGGCCCGAACTCCGCGACGGTCTTCCTGACCCGGCTCGCGGGCGCGCCGGCGATGCTCATCGGGGGTCCGGCCTGA
- a CDS encoding Uma2 family endonuclease: protein MAIQGNAASQARAPWRGRGEARPPSAVAPPKVTIEEFEQIARTSPETVRLEFLNGRIEVKAVPDGNHREIVMWLLEQCMRHRTDLRLYSEAGLKVGHHPRGRARPDGTLAPRRHFTGTGEWVEPGGVLMVVEVTSRAPDTNRRDRVEKPAGYAAAGIPVYLLVDRDTASVVVHAEPEDGRYRSITSRAYGTAVDLPQPVGFTLDTNELKEFAD, encoded by the coding sequence ATGGCGATTCAGGGGAACGCTGCGTCGCAGGCAAGGGCGCCGTGGAGGGGAAGGGGCGAGGCCAGGCCCCCGAGTGCGGTTGCCCCGCCAAAGGTCACGATCGAGGAGTTCGAGCAGATCGCGCGCACGTCGCCGGAGACGGTGCGGTTGGAGTTCCTGAACGGAAGGATCGAGGTCAAGGCAGTGCCGGACGGCAACCACCGGGAGATCGTGATGTGGCTGCTGGAGCAGTGCATGCGGCACCGCACGGACTTGCGGTTGTACAGCGAGGCAGGTCTCAAGGTCGGGCACCACCCCAGGGGCCGCGCCCGGCCCGACGGCACTCTGGCACCTCGCAGGCACTTCACGGGTACGGGCGAGTGGGTGGAGCCCGGCGGTGTCCTCATGGTCGTCGAGGTGACCTCCCGCGCCCCGGACACCAATCGGCGCGACCGCGTCGAGAAGCCCGCCGGCTACGCGGCCGCGGGGATTCCCGTCTATCTGCTGGTCGATCGGGACACGGCCAGCGTCGTCGTGCATGCCGAGCCCGAGGACGGCCGGTATCGCAGCATCACCTCCAGGGCCTACGGGACCGCCGTCGACCTGCCCCAGCCCGTGGGCTTCACCCTCGACACGAACGAGCTGAAGGAGTTCGCGGACTGA
- the tsaE gene encoding tRNA (adenosine(37)-N6)-threonylcarbamoyltransferase complex ATPase subunit type 1 TsaE, which translates to MQELGRRLARLLRAGDLVLLTGELGAGKTTLTRGLGEGLGVRGAVTSPTFVIARVHPPLGDGPPLVHADAYRLGGGLDEMEDLDLDVSLPESVVVVEWGEGRVEELSEERLHVVIDRSTGGAGGAGGAGGEAVDGTVDEVREVTLVGVGPRWAGAPLGDLAGGSPA; encoded by the coding sequence ATGCAGGAACTCGGCCGCCGGCTCGCCCGCCTGCTGCGCGCCGGGGACCTGGTGCTGCTCACGGGTGAGCTGGGCGCAGGCAAGACGACGCTGACCCGGGGGCTCGGCGAGGGCCTCGGGGTACGGGGCGCGGTCACGTCCCCGACGTTCGTGATCGCCCGCGTCCACCCGCCGCTCGGCGACGGCCCCCCGCTCGTACACGCCGACGCGTACCGCCTGGGCGGCGGGCTCGACGAGATGGAGGACCTGGACCTGGACGTCTCGCTGCCCGAGTCGGTGGTCGTGGTCGAGTGGGGCGAGGGGAGGGTCGAGGAACTCTCCGAGGAGCGGCTGCACGTGGTCATCGACCGGTCCACCGGGGGTGCCGGCGGGGCCGGCGGGGCCGGCGGTGAGGCCGTGGACGGCACCGTGGACGAGGTCCGCGAGGTGACCCTCGTCGGGGTCGGCCCGCGCTGGGCGGGGGCGCCGCTGGGTGATCTCGCAGGCGGCTCGCCTGCGTGA
- a CDS encoding polysaccharide deacetylase family protein, translating to MRLIRRNGLGPRARSWQAGGTVAVLALAALATGWVGPAGQCGSTGAGDLTGTTAASRPGPRPGEGRPMRSSERAPDRGPASAVDEPGVEHAADESGTEHAAGGLGTGRAPSPSPAARREAAPGRPEQRPSSTEPPAAAEQRPVPGAGRSAPGEEAAGPHAAGAGAGAGLPMDPTEPMDPTEPMGAWAAMKVQRATGTGREPGTPHATDRRHATEGRHTAGKRPSTDTRHATDEQDPTRRHAAGRHATGMHTHPSPEATRPRSRPRPSPRARARAGAAPAAPRAKRAKRAERPRRAGHPLRARRAPREARALRAAMARRWRLASVPVLAPPPPAAKPRLSTPRDLRVRGPQKGLPPVVTRIPTRDKVVFLTIDDGQDKDPALIRMMEDLGIPYTAFLTGDLIANDFRYFAGMREHGVALHNHTLHHGDLRGMSRARQQREICGMQEVLAHHYGRRAELFRPPYGRYDRATLRTAAGCGIKAVLLWNEEALVNRVEYRRAPHVLHPGDIILTHFRGRHQWGATMPEVLRNLLRTVAAQGYAVARLEDYV from the coding sequence ATGCGCCTCATACGACGGAACGGCCTCGGGCCGAGAGCGCGGTCGTGGCAGGCGGGCGGCACCGTGGCGGTCCTCGCCCTGGCCGCCCTGGCGACCGGCTGGGTGGGCCCGGCGGGACAGTGCGGCAGCACCGGCGCCGGTGACCTCACCGGCACGACGGCGGCGTCCCGACCAGGGCCCCGGCCCGGGGAGGGCCGCCCGATGCGCTCGTCGGAGCGTGCACCGGACCGTGGACCGGCGAGTGCCGTGGACGAGCCCGGCGTGGAGCACGCGGCGGACGAGTCCGGTACGGAGCACGCGGCCGGCGGACTCGGCACGGGGCGCGCCCCGTCGCCGTCCCCCGCGGCACGACGGGAAGCCGCGCCGGGCCGGCCCGAGCAGCGCCCCTCATCGACGGAGCCTCCCGCGGCTGCGGAGCAGCGCCCCGTCCCCGGGGCCGGTCGTTCCGCGCCGGGCGAGGAGGCCGCAGGGCCGCACGCCGCGGGTGCCGGGGCCGGTGCCGGGCTGCCCATGGACCCCACGGAGCCCATGGACCCCACGGAGCCCATGGGCGCCTGGGCGGCCATGAAAGTACAGCGCGCCACCGGTACGGGGCGCGAACCCGGAACACCACACGCCACCGACAGGCGCCACGCCACCGAGGGGCGCCACACTGCCGGCAAGCGACCGTCCACCGACACGCGCCACGCCACCGACGAGCAGGACCCCACAAGGCGCCACGCCGCCGGACGCCACGCCACCGGCATGCACACCCACCCGTCACCCGAAGCAACGCGACCCCGATCCCGACCCCGCCCCAGCCCCCGAGCCCGTGCACGAGCCGGAGCCGCCCCCGCCGCGCCGCGCGCCAAACGCGCGAAACGCGCCGAGCGCCCTCGACGCGCGGGACACCCGCTCCGTGCGCGCCGTGCGCCCCGCGAGGCCCGAGCGCTGCGCGCCGCCATGGCCCGCCGCTGGCGCCTGGCCTCCGTCCCCGTCCTCGCCCCGCCCCCGCCGGCCGCCAAGCCGCGCCTGAGCACCCCGCGGGACCTGCGCGTCCGAGGACCGCAGAAGGGCCTGCCGCCGGTCGTCACCCGCATCCCCACCAGGGACAAGGTCGTCTTCCTGACCATCGACGACGGCCAGGACAAGGACCCGGCCCTCATCCGGATGATGGAGGATCTGGGGATCCCCTACACCGCGTTCCTCACCGGCGACCTCATCGCGAACGACTTCCGCTACTTCGCGGGCATGCGGGAGCACGGCGTCGCGCTCCACAACCACACGCTCCACCACGGCGACCTGCGCGGCATGAGCCGGGCGCGGCAGCAGCGCGAGATCTGCGGCATGCAGGAGGTCCTGGCACACCACTACGGCCGCCGGGCCGAACTCTTCCGCCCGCCCTACGGCAGGTACGACCGCGCCACCCTGCGGACGGCCGCGGGCTGCGGGATCAAGGCGGTGCTGCTCTGGAACGAGGAGGCGCTCGTGAACCGCGTGGAGTACCGGCGGGCCCCGCACGTCCTGCATCCGGGGGACATCATCCTCACCCACTTCAGGGGCCGCCACCAGTGGGGCGCCACCATGCCCGAGGTGCTGCGCAACCTGCTGAGGACGGTGGCCGCCCAGGGGTACGCGGTGGCCAGGCTGGAGGACTACGTCTGA
- a CDS encoding SDR family oxidoreductase, producing MYRVPDQTGKFAVVTGANSGTGKEAAKRLAGAGARVVLAVRTPAKGEQAREEILAAHPGAALEVRRLDLADQASVREFAEALLAEGTPLDLLLNNAGVMTPPRRFATVDGFELQMGTNYLGPFALTVRLLPLLLAAREPRVATMSSGMAHRGRIDFDDLQWERRRYSPSGSYAQSKLADLLMSRQLARTAAERGWKLMSNAAHPGFTRTNLQTAGPSLGGDRPPLLYRLMTPVGANLLPTQQAEQGAEPLLYAATSPDAVADAYYGPSRRFELVGPTGEARAVRRARDEAVAARLWSESEALTGVTLPALTV from the coding sequence ATGTACCGAGTCCCTGATCAGACCGGAAAGTTCGCCGTCGTCACGGGCGCCAACAGCGGCACGGGCAAGGAGGCCGCCAAGCGCCTGGCGGGCGCCGGCGCCCGGGTCGTGCTCGCGGTGCGCACGCCCGCCAAGGGCGAGCAGGCGCGCGAGGAGATCCTGGCCGCGCACCCTGGCGCCGCCCTGGAGGTACGGAGGCTGGACCTGGCCGATCAGGCGTCGGTACGGGAGTTCGCCGAGGCCCTGCTCGCCGAGGGCACCCCGCTCGACCTGCTGCTCAACAACGCCGGGGTGATGACACCGCCGCGCCGGTTCGCCACGGTGGACGGCTTCGAGCTCCAGATGGGCACCAACTACCTCGGCCCCTTCGCCCTCACCGTCCGCCTGCTGCCCCTGCTGCTCGCGGCACGGGAGCCCCGGGTGGCCACGATGAGCAGCGGCATGGCCCACCGGGGCCGGATCGACTTCGACGACCTCCAGTGGGAGCGGCGCCGCTACAGCCCCAGCGGGTCGTACGCGCAGTCCAAGCTCGCCGACCTCCTGATGAGCCGGCAGCTCGCCCGGACCGCCGCCGAGCGCGGCTGGAAGCTGATGAGCAACGCCGCCCATCCCGGGTTCACCAGGACGAACCTCCAGACGGCGGGCCCCAGTCTGGGCGGTGACAGGCCGCCGCTGCTGTACCGGTTGATGACTCCGGTGGGCGCGAACCTCCTGCCGACCCAGCAGGCCGAGCAGGGCGCGGAGCCGCTGCTGTACGCAGCGACCAGCCCCGACGCCGTCGCGGACGCGTACTACGGGCCCAGCAGGCGCTTCGAGCTGGTCGGCCCCACCGGTGAGGCCAGGGCGGTGCGCAGGGCGCGCGACGAGGCCGTGGCCGCCCGGCTGTGGAGCGAGTCGGAGGCGCTCACGGGGGTGACGCTGCCGGCCCTGACCGTGTAG